In Vibrio crassostreae, one DNA window encodes the following:
- a CDS encoding LysR family transcriptional regulator, whose product MKNVNRSIDVKYLRTFSHVAKHKSFTAAAESLFMTQPAVSQHIKKIESTIGASIFDRKEGFLLTKHGKVLLDYADQTMSMYEKLFEDLEKVELRDQFNIAIAESFCFDMVERVINEFRMLNNIDLSINSFTNSSLLDSSRYDLIFTMDRISQENGKSYQLKTVNYVIAHSNSLDPHECYPQRVVFCSSLPKSYVQELLNDYNIDSSHVTSWVKTSSCQFLKNELDTNGTILIFPEWAVCNNNCKTIPLRQKVNMYVWCSDEISQELETLGIKDKIQQLFQISDISTPELKNSIM is encoded by the coding sequence ATGAAAAACGTCAACAGGTCTATCGACGTCAAATATTTAAGAACATTTTCACACGTTGCTAAGCACAAAAGTTTTACTGCGGCCGCTGAGTCTTTATTTATGACACAGCCTGCGGTATCTCAGCATATTAAAAAAATAGAAAGTACAATCGGGGCAAGTATTTTCGATAGAAAAGAAGGATTTTTACTCACTAAACATGGAAAAGTATTACTCGATTATGCAGACCAAACAATGTCTATGTACGAAAAGTTGTTTGAAGATCTGGAAAAGGTAGAATTAAGAGATCAATTCAATATAGCGATTGCCGAATCATTTTGTTTCGATATGGTTGAGCGTGTAATCAATGAATTTAGAATGTTGAACAATATAGATTTGTCCATAAACAGTTTTACGAATTCTTCTCTATTGGACTCTTCTCGTTATGATTTAATATTCACGATGGATCGGATTTCACAGGAGAATGGAAAGTCCTATCAACTAAAGACGGTTAATTACGTTATCGCACATTCAAACTCTCTTGACCCACATGAGTGTTATCCACAGAGGGTTGTATTTTGTAGCTCTCTACCCAAGTCCTATGTCCAAGAGCTACTTAACGACTATAATATTGATTCTTCACATGTGACCAGTTGGGTAAAAACAAGCTCATGTCAGTTCCTAAAAAATGAATTGGATACAAATGGTACTATTCTAATTTTTCCTGAGTGGGCTGTATGTAATAATAATTGTAAGACAATACCGTTACGTCAAAAAGTGAACATGTATGTTTGGTGTAGTGACGAAATTTCACAAGAGTTAGAGACGTTAGGTATTAAAGATAAGATTCAGCAACTATTTCAAATTAGTGACATTTCGACGCCTGAGCTGAAAAATAGTATTATGTAA
- a CDS encoding Flp family type IVb pilin codes for MYYQTLAKLAELKMKFEDDIRGVTAVEYAIIAVVMSALVLAAFQTDALKNAITGALTKVTTNLTTATTGK; via the coding sequence ATGTACTACCAAACTTTAGCAAAACTGGCTGAACTAAAAATGAAGTTCGAAGATGATATTCGCGGAGTTACTGCCGTGGAATATGCAATTATTGCTGTTGTAATGTCAGCTCTAGTACTTGCCGCGTTTCAAACTGATGCACTTAAAAATGCTATCACTGGTGCGTTGACTAAGGTGACAACCAACTTGACCACAGCTACTACAGGCAAATAA
- a CDS encoding type II secretion system F family protein, producing MTLILIASWSALLVYFLIHRSRQDKKLSSLIEMEAEFEGVKGVRSVIDSQQFEESYKARLRKSYKKIIKVFQPNMSLKLILFISVSASAVYAINEFFLRQDYLICLIIVEPILFFVFYNKLKQRQMDRFKTNFPDALNILSGAISSGQSIIHAFEYVGKQLDNEVGKEFKFMAERLLIGEDPDDVLERSSNTFPYLEYFFFASTIRINLARGGQLKDVINKINRLMFDSRAVEKKKNALTSEARASAKIIACLPVIFLIILKFTSPENYSFVMFEEAGQPIFYYVLMSELLGFFCIWLILRGVN from the coding sequence ATGACCTTAATCCTGATCGCGTCATGGAGTGCTTTGTTAGTTTACTTCCTTATTCATCGCTCTCGCCAAGACAAAAAACTGAGTAGTTTGATTGAAATGGAAGCTGAATTCGAAGGGGTAAAAGGCGTTCGCTCGGTTATCGATTCGCAGCAGTTTGAAGAGAGCTATAAGGCCAGGCTTAGGAAAAGTTACAAGAAGATAATAAAGGTCTTCCAGCCCAATATGTCTTTGAAGCTGATTCTATTTATTAGTGTATCTGCATCAGCGGTTTATGCCATTAACGAGTTTTTCTTACGTCAGGATTACCTAATTTGTTTAATTATTGTTGAGCCTATTTTGTTCTTCGTTTTTTACAACAAGCTAAAGCAACGGCAAATGGATCGTTTTAAAACAAACTTTCCGGATGCTTTGAATATCTTGAGCGGAGCCATTTCATCAGGCCAAAGTATCATTCATGCGTTCGAGTATGTAGGTAAGCAGCTTGATAATGAAGTAGGCAAAGAGTTCAAGTTCATGGCCGAACGTTTGCTTATTGGTGAAGACCCTGATGACGTGCTTGAACGCAGTAGCAATACGTTTCCTTACTTAGAGTACTTTTTCTTTGCCTCGACGATACGAATCAACTTAGCTCGAGGTGGTCAGCTCAAAGATGTCATCAACAAGATTAACCGGCTTATGTTTGACTCTAGAGCAGTTGAGAAAAAGAAAAATGCATTGACCTCTGAAGCGCGTGCTTCTGCAAAAATTATTGCTTGTTTACCAGTTATATTCTTGATCATTCTAAAGTTTACTAGCCCGGAGAATTATAGCTTCGTTATGTTTGAGGAAGCAGGGCAGCCGATTTTTTATTACGTTTTAATGAGTGAGTTATTAGGTTTCTTTTGCATTTGGCTGATCCTGCGAGGTGTCAATTAA
- a CDS encoding tetratricopeptide repeat protein, whose product MIRKFVLVVIAMILFSGCTAVNNQLDTKEQLLIGSGDSQKLIEFYKANIQSDPVYKVKLVNLYLDLKDIKSAELYRNTYSDSDLDEPEYILTSARIYYQKKNFERALHELDKYRDEGGAEYEYQLLTGKILAQQKRFSEAIEHFEESRKQGASDREAGNNIAVVKIMQSDYLGATDILYDLYLSNPNDQRVSSNLILSSVKSQRPDIALEVLKHSNSDEQAHKQLSALVRSISKSKGKKTMTQSTIEMEQQLIGSQAHSGSFVAPTSRVSKLDSTAEFQTSKHSVDGSVLDPRKLKPNAKPIYRVQVLATYTAIPSDFLNYLKTNYGSVYSYTHGLWKRYCIGDFNDLDEAKAFLDSIDIKGAFVVDYTKKRYVRL is encoded by the coding sequence GTGATAAGAAAATTTGTATTAGTCGTTATTGCTATGATTCTATTTTCTGGTTGTACAGCCGTTAATAACCAACTTGATACTAAAGAACAATTGCTTATTGGATCGGGGGATTCGCAGAAGCTCATTGAGTTTTATAAGGCAAACATACAATCCGACCCTGTATATAAAGTCAAACTTGTTAACTTGTATTTAGATCTAAAAGATATTAAATCGGCCGAGCTATATAGGAATACCTACAGTGACAGTGATCTTGATGAGCCAGAATATATTTTAACCAGTGCTCGAATTTACTATCAGAAAAAGAACTTTGAGCGCGCATTGCATGAGTTAGACAAGTATAGAGATGAAGGTGGAGCCGAGTATGAGTACCAACTTCTAACCGGAAAAATATTAGCTCAGCAAAAACGATTTTCTGAAGCAATTGAGCATTTCGAGGAAAGCCGCAAACAAGGAGCTTCAGACAGAGAGGCTGGTAACAATATTGCTGTTGTTAAAATAATGCAGTCTGATTATTTGGGCGCGACAGACATTTTATATGACCTTTATCTTTCAAATCCGAATGACCAGAGAGTGAGTTCTAACTTAATTCTCTCTTCGGTTAAGTCGCAGCGACCGGATATCGCATTGGAAGTTCTGAAACATTCGAATAGCGATGAGCAAGCTCACAAACAGCTATCTGCATTAGTGAGGTCAATATCTAAAAGCAAAGGGAAGAAGACCATGACACAGTCAACGATAGAGATGGAACAGCAGCTTATAGGTTCCCAAGCTCACTCTGGGAGTTTTGTAGCACCGACATCGCGAGTCAGTAAATTGGATTCGACTGCAGAGTTTCAAACATCTAAACACAGTGTGGATGGTTCTGTACTCGACCCTAGAAAGTTGAAACCCAATGCAAAACCTATTTATCGAGTGCAAGTATTAGCGACGTACACTGCGATTCCTTCGGACTTTCTGAATTATCTAAAAACAAACTATGGCTCTGTCTATTCGTATACACATGGTTTGTGGAAGCGCTATTGCATCGGTGATTTCAATGACTTAGACGAAGCCAAAGCTTTCTTAGATAGCATTGATATAAAAGGGGCATTTGTCGTTGATTACACCAAGAAAAGGTATGTCCGTTTATGA
- a CDS encoding CpaF family protein: protein MNQLKEIYIQLRDEIFDALDAATLVEISNQELEEQLKDSVNILIDKKQLQVSSLKRVDLVKALLDELKGLGPLQALVDNDDISDIMINGPSDIFIEINGKVEQSPIQFVNEKQLNTIAKRIASNVGRRIDESKPLCDARLMDGSRVNIVIPPLAIDGTSISIRKFKEQKIKLENLAEFGAMSVEMAKLLSIASHCKCNILISGGTGSGKTTLLNALSGFIGETERIVTIEDAAELQLQKPHIVRLETRQASVEGTGEITARDLVINALRMRPDRIIVGECRGGEAFEMLQAMNTGHDGSMSTLHANTPRDAIARTESMVMMATASLPISAIRRTIVSAVDLIVQVKRLHDGSRKVMYISEIIGMEGDSVVMEDIFRYEASSNFKDGKMEGEFRTPGLSTRSVIYERAKFFGLEQAVREIFT from the coding sequence ATGAATCAATTAAAAGAAATCTACATCCAACTTCGGGATGAAATCTTCGATGCGTTGGACGCAGCGACACTTGTTGAAATAAGCAATCAAGAGCTAGAAGAGCAGCTTAAAGACTCAGTCAATATTCTTATTGATAAGAAGCAGTTGCAAGTGAGCTCATTGAAACGTGTCGACTTAGTCAAAGCATTACTCGATGAGTTGAAAGGCTTAGGGCCACTTCAGGCATTAGTCGATAACGATGATATATCGGATATTATGATCAACGGGCCATCGGATATATTCATTGAAATCAATGGCAAAGTTGAACAGTCTCCGATTCAATTTGTGAACGAGAAACAACTCAACACTATTGCTAAGCGAATCGCTTCAAATGTGGGTCGTCGTATCGATGAGTCTAAGCCGCTTTGTGATGCTCGTTTGATGGATGGCAGCCGTGTCAACATCGTGATTCCTCCACTTGCAATCGACGGTACTTCTATCTCTATTCGTAAGTTCAAAGAGCAGAAAATTAAGCTTGAGAACCTCGCAGAGTTTGGTGCTATGTCAGTTGAGATGGCTAAGCTTTTGTCCATTGCGAGCCATTGTAAATGCAACATATTGATATCAGGTGGTACGGGTTCAGGCAAGACAACGCTACTCAATGCATTATCTGGGTTTATTGGTGAAACGGAACGCATCGTTACTATTGAGGATGCAGCCGAATTGCAGCTTCAAAAACCTCACATTGTGAGACTGGAAACGCGACAAGCAAGTGTTGAAGGGACGGGAGAGATTACCGCTCGAGACCTTGTGATTAACGCACTTCGTATGCGCCCTGACAGAATCATTGTTGGTGAGTGTCGTGGAGGAGAGGCCTTCGAGATGCTTCAAGCGATGAACACGGGCCACGACGGGTCGATGTCCACATTGCACGCCAATACACCACGAGATGCGATTGCTCGTACAGAGAGTATGGTGATGATGGCTACCGCTAGCCTGCCGATATCTGCAATACGCAGAACTATCGTCAGCGCAGTGGACCTTATCGTTCAGGTAAAGCGTCTCCATGATGGTAGCCGTAAGGTGATGTACATCTCTGAGATTATCGGTATGGAAGGGGATAGTGTGGTGATGGAGGACATTTTCCGTTACGAAGCTAGTTCCAATTTCAAAGATGGCAAGATGGAAGGAGAGTTCCGAACACCCGGCTTATCCACTCGTTCTGTCATTTATGAACGCGCAAAATTCTTTGGTTTAGAACAAGCGGTAAGGGAGATCTTTACATGA
- a CDS encoding type II secretion system F family protein: MGFKTVLIWGVIFVISMVLATYCLRFWDNTRANIETRKIIGSTREEKKRTDLFKALLSRISFNKDETKRKLVAAGFYSDFLADAYYLLKIIPFSICLILIGFDFYNGETEVIFALLYLLGVLLAFVIAPDSYVSTRGKANIKHISSRLPFLLDLMNVCVHTGMTIESSLEYLAKELHSVDSNLAHVVRVTVERSRLVGLEKALEEFYELVPTSESQSFVMTMVQSLQFGSSVGPVLATLATDIRELNMMDLEERIGKMGAKMSIPLIAFIMVPIVVLIAAPGILRMLM; the protein is encoded by the coding sequence ATGGGATTTAAAACGGTTTTAATTTGGGGCGTGATATTCGTTATATCGATGGTGTTAGCAACCTATTGCTTGCGTTTCTGGGATAACACGAGAGCAAATATAGAAACTCGTAAAATAATTGGCTCAACACGCGAAGAGAAAAAAAGAACGGATTTATTCAAGGCTCTTTTATCTCGAATTAGTTTCAATAAAGACGAAACAAAACGAAAGTTAGTCGCAGCAGGCTTTTATAGTGATTTCCTTGCGGATGCCTATTATTTATTAAAAATCATCCCTTTTAGTATTTGCTTAATATTAATCGGCTTCGACTTTTATAACGGAGAAACAGAGGTGATATTCGCTCTGTTATATCTACTGGGGGTTTTGTTGGCGTTTGTCATCGCGCCAGATTCCTATGTGTCGACTCGAGGTAAAGCCAATATTAAGCACATCAGTTCAAGGTTGCCTTTTTTACTCGACCTTATGAATGTATGTGTTCACACCGGCATGACAATCGAGTCTAGTTTGGAGTATCTGGCCAAAGAACTTCACTCGGTAGACAGTAACCTTGCTCATGTTGTCAGAGTCACAGTAGAGCGGTCGCGCTTAGTTGGATTAGAGAAGGCATTAGAGGAGTTTTATGAGCTTGTGCCTACTAGTGAATCGCAGAGCTTTGTGATGACCATGGTACAGAGCTTACAGTTTGGCTCATCTGTTGGTCCTGTGTTGGCTACGCTAGCGACGGATATTCGAGAGCTTAATATGATGGACTTGGAAGAACGGATTGGAAAGATGGGGGCAAAAATGTCTATTCCATTGATCGCTTTTATCATGGTTCCGATTGTTGTTCTCATTGCGGCCCCAGGTATTTTAAGGATGTTGATGTGA
- a CDS encoding A24 family peptidase: MNIDLLIYSTLISVNFSILLFVCFFDGKYRKIPNNLNKIALAFSIFVALYNGYLMSSLPTAALCFIVFFILWYIGVIGAGDVKLLFALIIGIQPELVTMTLIFIGFLGGFLVSIMYVIGKMAGFDSYKKGIPYGMPIALSCFIFSTVSILSN, from the coding sequence ATGAATATAGATTTATTAATTTACTCCACCTTAATTTCTGTAAATTTCTCAATATTACTTTTTGTATGTTTTTTTGACGGGAAGTATAGAAAAATACCAAACAACCTCAATAAAATAGCTTTAGCATTTAGTATTTTCGTCGCGTTATATAACGGCTATCTAATGTCATCATTACCCACAGCAGCATTGTGCTTCATAGTATTTTTTATACTCTGGTATATTGGAGTAATTGGGGCTGGGGATGTGAAGTTACTTTTTGCATTAATCATTGGCATACAACCAGAATTGGTTACAATGACATTGATTTTTATAGGGTTTCTCGGTGGTTTCTTAGTTTCCATTATGTACGTAATAGGAAAAATGGCGGGGTTTGATAGCTATAAAAAAGGCATCCCTTACGGGATGCCTATTGCTCTAAGTTGTTTCATTTTTAGCACTGTATCAATATTATCAAACTAA
- a CDS encoding type II and III secretion system protein family protein encodes MTLKNKNIALLLWGILSCPLLASELMNLDQGAAKTINLKRQISTVFVANQEIADYKIIDENKVVVYGVGQGTTSVIVYDRGGNEIYNAELVVNQSLRLLKQTLIARFPDENVVVSNVGDQVVLDGIVGSEELKQKINRLVGEMLKKDRRRAAYELRDADGEALDELEYTAQYNYDQVINNLKVLTTEQINVKLTVAEVSSSFLTELGVTYSDSGEPGTFVNKLLDFTAQDIVSVISASGDDKIGRVLAEPNLSVISGEQASFLAGGEIPIAVRDEDGITISYKEYGVKLAMVAKVTDTENIRLTLIPEVSSIDESNKTTTGLISVPSLRTRRAQTTVHLKDGQSFVLAGLLTSEERESLTKIPILGDIPILGALFSHTSTNRSKTELIIVATVNLVDPVEQEQVKLPSFRRTSDLERLLRIDLSNLDEPELENTINQGGFN; translated from the coding sequence ATGACTTTAAAGAACAAAAATATAGCCTTGCTATTGTGGGGGATTCTTTCATGCCCATTACTCGCATCAGAATTAATGAACTTGGATCAAGGCGCTGCGAAAACGATTAATTTGAAGCGACAGATATCAACGGTATTTGTTGCGAATCAAGAAATAGCTGACTACAAAATTATCGATGAAAATAAGGTTGTGGTTTACGGTGTTGGCCAGGGCACGACTTCAGTGATCGTTTATGATCGAGGTGGAAACGAAATTTACAATGCTGAATTAGTCGTTAATCAAAGCTTGCGACTACTTAAGCAAACGTTAATTGCTCGATTTCCTGATGAAAATGTTGTGGTTTCCAATGTCGGAGATCAAGTCGTGTTGGATGGTATTGTCGGTAGTGAAGAGCTCAAACAAAAGATTAATCGACTCGTCGGGGAAATGCTGAAGAAAGATCGTCGCCGTGCAGCTTATGAACTAAGGGATGCAGACGGTGAGGCTTTAGATGAGCTGGAGTACACGGCACAGTACAACTACGACCAAGTCATTAATAATTTAAAAGTTCTCACCACTGAACAGATAAATGTAAAGCTAACGGTTGCAGAAGTTTCAAGTTCTTTTCTAACCGAACTGGGTGTGACATACAGTGATAGTGGCGAGCCAGGTACTTTTGTTAATAAGCTCCTTGATTTTACGGCTCAAGACATTGTTTCTGTTATCTCTGCAAGTGGTGATGACAAAATCGGTCGCGTATTGGCAGAACCCAACCTTTCTGTTATTTCGGGTGAACAAGCCAGTTTCCTTGCCGGTGGTGAGATCCCAATTGCGGTACGAGACGAAGACGGAATTACTATTTCTTACAAAGAATACGGCGTTAAGTTAGCCATGGTAGCCAAGGTTACTGACACGGAAAACATCCGCTTAACCTTGATACCTGAAGTCAGCTCTATTGATGAATCGAACAAAACAACGACGGGTTTAATCTCGGTCCCTTCTTTGAGAACTCGACGAGCTCAAACGACGGTTCACTTAAAAGACGGTCAAAGTTTTGTACTAGCGGGGCTTTTAACATCAGAAGAGCGTGAATCGTTAACCAAGATTCCAATTTTGGGGGATATCCCAATCTTAGGTGCTCTTTTTAGTCACACTTCCACAAACCGCTCTAAAACTGAATTGATCATAGTTGCGACCGTTAATCTGGTTGATCCAGTCGAGCAAGAGCAAGTCAAGTTGCCAAGTTTTAGACGCACAAGTGATCTAGAACGATTGCTAAGAATAGATCTCTCAAATCTCGATGAGCCGGAGCTTGAAAACACGATAAACCAAGGAGGGTTCAACTAA
- a CDS encoding AAA family ATPase: protein MDLDILFRNSSSKMKSTVEATDLIVSDDSALTESINDLYAIEGFPKPLEVTDIDLDGVWNQSNIKLNHVVLDLRSASNVIEQVSEISIRLDVNISLLVLCDVDSIKLRNQVHALGATYVLWDPELDALLAAIKTTQEGESAVKKTRVAKRILVLGTKGGIGVSCISSVLAHSLAEQANLKTLLVDHDSGAINSDIYIGVKGLKAKHNSIDLNQIDIDSAIARTYVHGVKEKLDYLVLEKNVACLSDHASTLYNLSNQLIDKYNFIIDSAPLSCYEEMHDQELSDKYHRIFIVCEPSVSSLRSYNSLKKKIGKSEHQIIFNLNRPAKDFMVTLASAKERIKAKDSIDFMYEPSLEKTVVQQGINELLKSKSSTAVLSMVATLTGKKIKTKSRFSLFRK, encoded by the coding sequence ATGGACTTGGATATCTTGTTTCGTAACTCGTCTTCGAAAATGAAGTCGACAGTTGAGGCTACCGATCTGATCGTTTCAGACGATAGCGCCTTAACTGAATCGATCAATGATTTATATGCGATTGAAGGATTTCCAAAACCGCTTGAAGTCACTGATATTGATTTGGATGGTGTTTGGAATCAGTCAAACATCAAGCTTAACCATGTTGTACTCGATCTTCGAAGTGCTTCTAATGTCATCGAGCAAGTCTCCGAGATTTCGATTCGTTTAGACGTGAATATATCTTTGCTCGTCCTATGTGACGTCGACTCTATAAAGCTGCGTAATCAAGTGCATGCTTTAGGTGCGACTTATGTGTTGTGGGATCCAGAACTAGATGCGTTACTGGCGGCAATTAAAACGACGCAAGAGGGAGAAAGTGCTGTAAAAAAAACGCGCGTTGCTAAACGTATATTGGTTTTAGGGACCAAAGGTGGAATTGGTGTGTCTTGCATAAGTTCCGTTTTAGCGCACTCCTTAGCAGAGCAAGCGAATTTAAAGACACTGCTAGTGGATCATGATTCCGGAGCGATAAACAGCGATATTTATATTGGTGTAAAAGGCTTGAAAGCCAAGCACAACAGCATTGATTTAAATCAGATCGATATCGACAGTGCGATAGCAAGAACCTATGTGCATGGTGTTAAAGAGAAGCTAGATTATTTGGTTCTCGAGAAGAATGTCGCTTGTCTTTCTGATCACGCCTCTACGTTGTACAACCTCTCTAATCAACTGATTGATAAATATAACTTTATTATCGATTCAGCGCCGCTGTCTTGCTACGAAGAGATGCACGATCAGGAGTTATCAGATAAGTATCACCGTATCTTTATTGTTTGCGAACCTTCGGTCTCTTCATTGCGTTCATATAACTCGCTGAAAAAGAAGATCGGTAAATCTGAACACCAGATTATTTTCAACCTGAATAGGCCCGCGAAGGATTTCATGGTGACACTTGCAAGTGCGAAAGAGCGGATCAAAGCCAAAGATAGCATTGATTTCATGTATGAGCCGTCATTAGAAAAGACAGTGGTTCAGCAGGGGATTAATGAGTTGCTTAAGTCTAAGTCATCGACGGCCGTTTTGAGCATGGTTGCCACGTTAACAGGCAAGAAAATTAAAACCAAATCACGCTTCAGTTTGTTTAGAAAATGA
- a CDS encoding CpaB family protein yields the protein MNRIIILLLVAFSIFSTLIYINVNYISADEEPQEVQQKEEPKVSILVTQKAIKRSQPLTPNFYDKKFVHISDLDGSYYMLEDDLIVEPGALFKEDISEGTYLTQDMISNPGDRDYMYLSLNDGELPYFYEVTGIGVVQTATLTPGDKVSFVSTTSSKSNLVENGYGDIGDLVSRVIISGARVLQVIKGSEDTDSEDAEDKKYSLVIALNMRSVLKLEMAQKIGDVNIIPSEIENRYLSIRSSDLLETQFGVRELRGKE from the coding sequence ATGAACAGAATTATCATTCTCCTTCTTGTTGCTTTTTCTATTTTTTCTACATTGATTTATATCAATGTTAACTATATTTCAGCTGATGAAGAACCACAGGAAGTACAGCAAAAAGAAGAACCTAAAGTCAGTATTTTAGTTACTCAGAAAGCGATTAAACGTTCCCAACCGTTAACACCTAATTTCTATGACAAGAAATTTGTCCATATATCTGACTTAGATGGCTCCTACTACATGTTAGAAGACGATCTTATTGTTGAACCTGGCGCTCTATTTAAAGAAGACATCTCCGAAGGCACATACTTAACACAAGATATGATCTCCAACCCTGGAGACCGAGATTATATGTACTTGTCATTAAATGACGGTGAATTACCTTATTTTTATGAAGTTACCGGTATCGGAGTGGTACAAACCGCAACGCTTACTCCTGGTGACAAAGTGAGCTTTGTTTCCACAACCTCTTCAAAATCGAATCTAGTTGAGAATGGGTATGGTGATATCGGTGATCTCGTTAGCCGAGTGATTATTAGTGGAGCTCGCGTGCTGCAGGTAATAAAAGGCAGCGAAGATACTGATTCAGAAGATGCCGAAGACAAAAAATACAGTTTAGTTATTGCATTAAATATGCGCAGTGTTTTGAAACTCGAAATGGCTCAAAAAATCGGTGATGTGAATATCATTCCATCTGAAATCGAGAATCGCTATTTATCTATTCGCAGCAGTGATCTTTTAGAAACTCAGTTCGGTGTTAGAGAATTACGTGGTAAGGAATAA